The window catAATAAAGAAGCTGAACATGAATATAATGCCATGAAACATGAAGGCAGGTCATGGTGTATGATTCAAATACATCAAATACAGCTGTACAAGATGAAGGCAGTACTGGGTCCCTTGTCTCCATGTTGTTATAATACATCAAACATACATTCTCTATTGCATTATGTGTTCAAAAAGCAAGCACGCAGCATTCCCAGAAGTCCACGCTAAAATCCTAACTGCTTTTCAAATATCTTCTCAAACCTGCCACCTGCGGCCCCTTCAGTGTTTATGTAGCGAGTCTGCGGCCTTCACAACAAGTTAGCGTCGCTCAGTGCACATCACTTAAGTGTCACATCTTTTCAATGCAAATCCAGTTAGTATATTCAGTGTGTGGCTTCATGCTAGGCCTCAACTGTGGAGGACCTACCGGAGTGTGTATGCCTGATGTGTGCCTCTGTGTGCGGGGAGGACAGGCTATTTGAAAAGGGGTGGAGGGCCAGTTTGGACAGTTGCTTTGTTACTGAGGGATTATAAAGACAACCGTGACCTCTCACCCCTGCCTCAACCCCACTGTATGTCAGCGGAGGAAACCCACACGCAGGATAATGGCCATGTACGCGCTCTTTGAAGTGGTTTTATAGTTTTTAGTGCAATTATAGTTTCTTGTCTTGAAGCAAGAAATGTGAAATCATACAATTCTGAtaaacagtttgtgtgttaatttctgctttctttctcctttctacCTTTCCATCTGCCCACCTTTCTCTTACATCTTTTCTTcaaatctttctttctcttcccaaCAAAGCTGCAAAGTAAGATTCATCCGGTGAGCCACTGGGCCTGTGCCAAAGCAAGCGGACTGTCAGACTTCTTTTACATGATGCAAGGTTGTCTGGGCTTGCTCTTAAGTGCAATATCCTCATCTGCACTGAGACAACCTGCAGCGAGACAACTGCAGCGTTGTCATGATAAGTCCTGAATTAAGTTAAAAACATAGAGTGCTTGATTTACCTTCAGTTTCGAGTTTATAAAGCTCTGGATAAGGTACATCAAATACACTTTAACGTAAGTAGCTCAAATAGTGGAAGCAGGCAAAGTGATATACAAGGCTGCTGTGCAGTTGTCAGTTGGTCCCACTGTGTCACCTGTCTATACTTAAATGTATTTACCACAGCTGTTAAAGGTAGTGTCCTTTGtgcattttcactttattttaaaataaagatggTAGAAGTTCAGACTAGTTAGGAGTCTCAACATAACATTTGTGAttcttttcaccattttcctgAACCGGAAACAGCTTAATTTAATTTGTCCTATCACGCTACTCTgattcatttttcacaaaaataaacaaacatgagaggacagaaaactgacaaaaccAGACAGACGGATGAAGATAGCAGATCTTTTTCAATATCAGCCCGATTCAATGAGTCGACCTGGATGTTAAAGCAGGTCCAGGTTTACCTGATTCCTCTACAATGTTCCTCAGCTGACTGTCTGAAGCACAGCCGTGTGACGATGAAGGAGCTCTGCTTTCAATCACTGACTTACTTCTTTCAAACGAAGAAGAATGAGGTGAAGAGTTTCTTCTCCTAAGTAAACATCAGCTGAGTCTCAAATGTTACTGTGAGCAGACGTCACGTGCTGTGCTTGAACTGTAGCTGTAGAGAACAGGTACGGAACAGAGATACTTCTCATGCTCAGATTGTGTTTGGGGGAAACTCTGCCGATAGCAGTGAGTCATGCAGACAACATGTAAGGCACTGTGGTTATGATACATGAGACTGAAGTAAGACAGAGTTATGGAAGAAGAACTGCTCATTTCAATCAGAATATTCCTAAAATACTACAGTATCTTGGCATGTTTGTGCGTATTGGTAACATTCTTCTGAACAGAAGAACCAAGGCTTAATAGAGTTCCTTTACTGTAGAaaacaaatgcaataaaaatattgagATGTATTGAATACAGCAAAACCTATTTGTAACAGATCGAGAAAACATACATTCTGTTCCTCTTAATAATGTATAGATGACTAAATCAGCCATAAACCCAACGAGCATCCATAAAAGACTTAAAAAGTGACATTGTGGTATAAAAAGCTTGACATTTGAAATATATGTATTGTGCTGGAGAGACACTGCCCAGATGAGAACACTAGTATGTTCAAATCTCCTGGGTGTTGTGCTGTAAACTGGCAGCAGCTCCAGCCTCCTTATATGGATAAAACCATCACCACCGGGAAGTCAGAGCAGACTCTGCTGAAGTAAAGACTGTGGCCTGCACACAGTACAGTTGAGTTTGCACCTTCAGCTTATTTTTTACCTTAAGTTGCAGGTACAACCTTATGTATAGTAACTCAATAAACCGTAGatttataataaatacaattcATGTTAATAAAAATCAGTAAAACTACATATTTTCCCCACAGCAACCATCCCTTATTGGTTATTGGTCAGTCAAACCAAAATCTGAAAAATCtaaagaaaaatttaaaatctcGACTAAGCAGAAATACGCGTCTTCCTACATCCTCTATGTATAACTGTTAACTGTTtgtcaattaaaaaaatcttttcactCGATGACAGAGGAACAGCACTTAGCGTAACTGAAGTTCCTCGGAGGAAACGTTGTCATACCGTAAAGTATGTTTTCAGCTGCAAATATTCATATCAGCAACATTGTGCTGTGACGGAACAAAGTTTGTGGACAGTAGTTTTGGTACGGTTACTGTGTGTAACGGTGGTCATGTGTTACTGTGTGAGAGGATGTGTGTACTGGTTCTAGCAGCGTCAGTGGGTGTGATTGTCGCCTTCGGCTGACGGCGACTCCTGTAGGAAGGGGGTGAAGGAGGAGCGGACGGTGCGACCCCGGAGAGGCTGCTGCACGCGGAAGTTGTTCACCATGCTCTTCTGTACCTCCTCCTCAGCCGAGGTGAACAGAAGGCTCCGGAAGACCGCCAGCTGAAGggggcaagaaaaaaaagagtcttaAACAGGCCTCGTGTTATGAGGTTTAGTGAAAGTTTCCTCATTGTGCAAATAGTTGGACACACCTAAACGTCATTAGCATTGTTGAAATAAGGCTGAGCTACTGAACAGGGTTGTCTTTTATATTCTGGAGCCCATTCTTAATGTCATTTTGAATAATTGCGACTGAGTCAAGCTCTAGAGAAAGTTTTATTtggaaaagacaacaaaagCCTTCTAGCAGTTGGTCTAGATTTCAGTTCAGCCTTCAAGGACgtgtttttcaagtgtgtcttaaaacaacagtcgggtgttcatataaacactgaaagaggttttcctcactgtaatcattcctcttgttcatactggctgtgaaaagatccccttcaaatgtgctttcagtggaagtgatggaggccaaaactgtgttttcacacagtcattttgtgcaaaaatgcatttaaaagttgatgtgaagcttatatgaggcttcagcagtctgagttagtcatatcaagtggatatctggcacatttacagtctttttaccatcaattccctttttgtgtttccctgttgagctgtggtggaagtatagtaacaaaaagatgaaCTTTGcctctaaaaagactgtaacgatGAAActtatctacttgatttgactcatattagtttcatattagcttcagataaacttttaaatatatttttgcacagaaggaggactgtggattttggccaacgtcacttacattgtaagtgcatcatgaagggatcttctaaagGTCAGTATGAccaggatgaatgattacagcaagaaaaacatgtttcaatgttcatttgggctcctgactgttgttttaagacagacttgaaaaaactgtgaactatCCTTTAAAATGGGTTCATTGATTAACTGGCCACTTGGATGTGTTTtcagaacaagctgaaaacacatctgATCACAGCAATACACAGAACTTAACAGGAACCATAGACCATCATCTAGTAACTACACTGATGATGAGGAAGAGATGCATCAGGACGTGACTCAACACAGCAGTATTTAGAGCAGCAACAccaggagaaaaaagaaatcctgTTTCTTACAAGTGAGAAAAATCGAGGCTTAAGGCTCAGTGGGTTTCCGTTTGCCGGCTAAAATGACAAACGTATATCACTGTGGCTAATTGTGAATGAAAAGATACATCCCTCTGTACCACCACAGTATGACCACAAGTGAACTATGTGTTTTAGTGGTTCAGCAAAACTAGCGGAGTGGCGATTCTTCTCATGAAAGCCAAATTACATTGgttatcacacacaaacacacctggtCGTGGCTGACTTCTATGTGCTGCTTCATAATGATCCAGGTGACAGACTCTGTCAGAGGAGGTGTTGTCAGAGAGCCGTGGTACGTCCAGTAGTCATCGGTGTTGCTGGGTAACAGACAGGCAGGATCGAACCTGGTAAACTCAACTACACTGTCCTGCAGACAGCAAGAGACGAGCACACGGGACACAACACACGGTCAGTTAAGGTGCCTGTGAGGtgaattgtttttaatattacGGCCAGGAAACAAACAGGGCCGAGGTGGAAACTTGTTGCACTGTTGACGCAAAGTTAGTAATGTGTTGAAAGTGAGTATGACACAATGAATGGATGTATTATTCAGCTGTCACACTTTATCAACTTACTGGACAAACAGCAACCTTATCGTCCATTATTAGTGATAAGCAGTGTGGTAGCAGTGCTTTACAAGGACAAACTATGACCTCAGTTCAGTCACCTTCAAATGATACAATCACCAACATAAAAATAGACATGATTTTAAGCTTTATATAGCTTCTAATGGTAACTACTAGGATGTACTGTGTACTGTTTAACCCTtaggatgtgtaaataaaattaaGGACTTTCTTTAGTAATAATATGTGTAATACAGCTGTAGTTCTAAGTCTGATTCTGTGTAGTTGCCTCATTGCCTGCAAAGCTGTTCTTTGATCCATGGCCAATCTAATTTGTCTTATCGTCACATGCAGTGGATACAAAAACAGGAATGTGTTACAATGATTTTTGTTCCAGATTTACTTCCTGAGTTCAGCTCCTGGGACTACTTGGTCAAAGAGGCCCGTTGTTACTCATACATGTTCTGTTGCCTTGTAGAGGTCTGTCTGATGACTCCTGTATTGTCTCTAATGAACCACTAGAGGGCGTCAGTACCTACCTTCTGATAAAGTGCTGTTACTGtaactagagagagagagagagagagattgtgtaTAATTGTGGACTGACCTTGTGTCTGATTGCAGGCAGAGCGTCAACCAGTTTCTGCAGCCCCTCGTGTCTCTTCCCCACCTACACGAGGATTAGACATTAATCTGGATTGTAGTCACAGTGCAAAGCTGTATACACAATATCAGAGTCCCCACGGTCCTTTAAGagtcttaaaatgtcttaaaatatatTCTTTTGTAGTTCAAGGTCCGacgatgtcttcaaatgtcttcatTTGTAAGAGGGGAAGCAGTGAACTTTGTtatgtacaaaaacaatgaggataAATATTATAATGTCAATTATAATAAatccacaaaaaataaaaacaatgaagtCCAGCCGTCTGCAGAGCGACTTTGTGAAGCTTTCGCACgcaggtatttttttaaatttcagcagTCATGCCTTCAGATATTTCTGCTTACTTGTAAGATTAAATTGACTAGAAAGTCCTGATTCTTTTGAACACAATTAGGAATAGAACTCCATGGTTTTATAGAAATGTGATTgactaaacacattttctaattttAGATGATTGTGATTCTATAGCGCTACATGCGGGAAAATCTCATTGAACTATTTAGAAATGCTCTGGGAATTATGTGTACTGTGTAGTCTATAAGTTAGTCTATGAAGATTTCAAGGGGGAAACACAAGTAGGCCTGTGTAAAGAGGGTTTAACTGTTTGCACCCTTCTACTGTTTCAGCAGCTATGTTTATATTCAGCCATATCTTCTTATATTATTGATCATACCATTTAATATCTTCTCAATCATATAGTCATATTTGCTGTTGAAATCAAAAGCTTGATTGTGAGGTTGTAAACAATGTAAACCTTTATGCCTGAGTGCAGCAGCTACATCACTTGCAGGTTATATAGCCTAACTGACATTGTGCTCCTTGACATGTTCAGGCAGATTAAAGAGAAATGTACATGTTCATGcaacatgtctgtctgtgtcactcAATGTTTCCCCTGTACTTATTTCAGGGATTtcaaagcgtgtgtgtgtgtgagtgtgtgtgtgtgtgtgtgtgtgtgtgcgtacagtatgtgtgtgtggtgtaccTTAAGAAAGACTCCGATAACAGCCAGCCCattgtcctccatcactgccTCCTCGAACAGACTGTACTTGTCAGAGTTCCAGTGGACCAAGTGGAGCTGAGgacacacatagtaacacatGAACTCACGTGTAaataagtgtgtgagtgtaaacTATAACCTTGATCTTTTTAACCCCTCCGTCCTGATCCTAGACTCACTCTGTGTCCTCCAAATGACCCACTAattcctcctccccttcctctgtCTGCTCAAAATACATTTCTCCTTGTGGCTGACTTATTTTGAACTTGCTGTGATGTATTTTACATTCTGCATTATAcatgtattgtattatattctaagaaaataaaatgaatgcagaGCTCAAGTAATGGCAGTGCTTGGATAATTGTAGATTAAGTAGCAGATAATTGTGTTAATtgtgggaaacacacacacacacaaaggccaTTTACATGCAAAGATGAAACAAAGTTGTCAGTCAGGACTGTAACTTGATCCTCCGCACACACGCAGTCGAACAAAGACTGCTGAGTGATGAGAACCCATGACGTAGACACATTCCCAGCACCACCAATAAGGGCTCAGCAGAGGACACATACATgacggaaacacacacaaacacaaacaaaaaaacacacaaacacacacacacacagtgagtggAACCTCCTGTTACATAAGTGTGCTTAAGTTTatggaaaaacatgaaaatagatGTTCTGTGGTAAAAGGTGAGTGTCAAATCCCACCTGGTGAGAGGCAAACACACCTTTTATGTTTAAGTTTGGCTTTATTGACATAAAGAGAAACAGCTGAATCAAAGCTGCAGATGTATGCCTGATAGCAGCGATACAGCCAATAGAGGAGGAGTAACTCTCAGTATTTTTCCATGCATTTCAAGAGGGGGACATAAATAGCAAAAAGTGCTTGAGAACTGAGTCAACATTTACACTGTTTAGATAGTGcaatgttggatgtttgttttcttcttttaacctttaagaaaacatttgttCTTGTGGAAAGTGATTGCAGAGGATTAAGTGTAAatttattctctttctctctttctttctttgttacCTGCTTTCTATAGTGCCTATACTGCATATCTGACTTTTTCCATTCAGTGGCTTGGTcacatgacaacacacacacacacacacacacacacacacacacacacacacacacacacacacacacacacacacacacacacacacacacacacacacttgtaacTGCGGTGCCTCTGTACTTAGCATGCTACAATAACAGGGCTTTTTTACAGCAACTGTCTACCTGCTATTTAGagtttttcactaaaaacaacTTCCTGCTGCCAAATAGAAACAGTTATATTttgggccataaaaccaaaacaatgagctgaaaggtGCTGAAACGCACCGTAGAGCTGAGGAGAACTGTGGAGTCAAGTGAAAAAATCTATGAGTGTGAGCCATTGttagtataaaaatatttgttatagcagctttaaaatgttaaatgtgactGTATCAGAGAGGCTCACGATGTTGTGAGGCTCTGTAGATAAAAGCATCTCCTAAATGGTAAATTGATATCACCGAgatattgttttgcttttttgtcagttttacagCACAAATCTTTTGGGAAGGATATTATTACAGAATATATTCATACTCTATTTCATACTTTGCTGCTTCCCATGGTGTAGTGTTTATGTGACCGTCTATTAGGGGTGCaacagatcacaaaactcacagtttGGATCGTATCACTTATTTGAGTCatggatcagatcattttttggatcagcaaaaaaaaaaaaaaaaggggagacaaataaaactttgtatTCCATATATTCTGTTAAACGCTTACAGCATGGAACtgttgcccatggtcttaaatgaaaacaacattcaagatgtccaatgtttaaaatatataaaatattcaaagctcaattgttaaattaaattgcaatatgaagcatgataccttcctcttttaaacatggtagtgaatcaaacaacagcctgtgtccacatcatcaaaactggatgataacttacaaacatgaacacacgtcttgtcctgcagcttagcttgttgaacgagccaccaaacaaacattcaccggggaaaagtgcaccgctaacatcagttagtaGCTACGTaactaattagctgctcagctgcagcacattaaacggCGTGTAAACAAAGCTGCAGATGTTACTACCGACCCGTTAAATGCTGGTTTAGTCGTTGCTCTTCagaatccctgttagcgacgcgctgtctgtctatgacttgtacttacagcagtttgtttactttattttaaatgagacattaaattttgcaattaatccgcggTTCACATGCATGCTGAACTGTGAGGGGTGATCCGTACAGATCATGGATCAACTATGATCCGTAGCACCACTACCGTCTATTGCTACTGCAGCATCCCAATATCAATGATTATTATCAGTTATATAATTCAGTTACCTTCTTTAAATCCTtcaaatgacatctactccttctccctcactgaaaaatccagaatctatgaatatgtacatttttttgattTCAACAATTTTATTGTTGGATGCAAGATATCTCTTACTTCACTGTGTATGTGCATATCACACTATTGTAAGCTGCATAATGGACCACGATGGgtttccaaactagttgtgatgtcataaatcctgtacaaaccttaaactgagatttaagctgagctcagagaaactttccccctgaatgtgaaaacagtcttctagtgtcaaactctgcacaaacatcattctgcacagtgaagctcaaatatccaactgaagtacaagaagaaaaacacatttttgagtggaggggcaCTTTCAGTCTCATGTGAACtaacagtatgtgtttgtgtttgcatgctaCAGTACAGACAATACCTCTGCGGGAAACAGCCTCCTGTCCACGGTGTGTTCTGACCCCCAGGTGTTGTTCTCACCCCAGTGGAAGTGGAACTGACACAGCCTGAATTTGTCTTGCAGGGGGCCACCTTTCAGCACTGCGCCGGGGAATGAGAGGACATGTGGATCAGTGCATCATACTTTTGATTCTTACTGATTTCACAACCCTACTAAAACCATACAAAAGGGACAGTCACATTGGATCACAACTGGAACTGTCTGGCATTTATTCTGATGCAACCTGAAAGAGGAaatgattacacacacacacacacagggcgtCTGCTGAGAGCAGGTTATTCAGACAGTAACACTGACCCAGAAACATTGAGGAAACATTATCTTTAGAGGCTGCAATTAACCTTAAAGCAGCAACGCCTGCAAAACCACCGACAGATAAGGGAAAGATACTGCAGCATAACATGTTGAACTCAAAAAATAATCTCAAGTTTTAGTACCTGCTGTCATGCCAAGATCCCTGcattgtttctttgtttatattactgtaataaaatactgttcttcacatttcactgttataaacctgtttttgttctctcaGCACCAGAATAAGGTCATAACACAAAGCCTGGGAGCATGTGACTGCTATAAACTGGTTGATGTTGCACCTCTAAAACTACTGTAATGCTTACCAAATAAGTTAAATAGCTCTATATTTAGAGAATTATGGTTTGCAGTCTTTTGATGCAGCCCA is drawn from Thunnus thynnus chromosome 5, fThuThy2.1, whole genome shotgun sequence and contains these coding sequences:
- the ca5a gene encoding carbonic anhydrase 5A, mitochondrial isoform X2, whose protein sequence is MDCCKMQEAAEYNMKMHPMWQGPLAVPGGDRQSPIDIVVRKSVFDSQMKPLVTDYDPQTCQQIWNNGYSFLVEYDDTTDKSMLKGGPLQDKFRLCQFHFHWGENNTWGSEHTVDRRLFPAELHLVHWNSDKYSLFEEAVMEDNGLAVIGVFLKVGKRHEGLQKLVDALPAIRHKDSVVEFTRFDPACLLPSNTDDYWTYHGSLTTPPLTESVTWIIMKQHIEVSHDQLAVFRSLLFTSAEEEVQKSMVNNFRVQQPLRGRTVRSSFTPFLQESPSAEGDNHTH
- the ca5a gene encoding carbonic anhydrase 5A, mitochondrial isoform X1 translates to MVTLSSVMRPLASQLHRQLVRQAKSHRITPVRRCNLTACSSKYVLSQMHPMWQGPLAVPGGDRQSPIDIVVRKSVFDSQMKPLVTDYDPQTCQQIWNNGYSFLVEYDDTTDKSMLKGGPLQDKFRLCQFHFHWGENNTWGSEHTVDRRLFPAELHLVHWNSDKYSLFEEAVMEDNGLAVIGVFLKVGKRHEGLQKLVDALPAIRHKDSVVEFTRFDPACLLPSNTDDYWTYHGSLTTPPLTESVTWIIMKQHIEVSHDQLAVFRSLLFTSAEEEVQKSMVNNFRVQQPLRGRTVRSSFTPFLQESPSAEGDNHTH